The DNA sequence TTCGCACGTTTTTCTTCATTTTTAGCAGCAATAACCATTTCAATCTCTTCTTCTCTTAATTCAGATCTTGTTTCAATATCACCGTAAAGTGTAATTACCTTCGACAGTTCATCATGAGGATCAATTAAGTCTTGCATATCTGCTGCGATTAATAATAATTTTTCAATATCTTTCATTTCTAACTTCACTATATTCTTCCTGAATTTCAACATTATATTTAAAATATTTATTTGTCTAATGAGTCCTTTCTACAATGCTTCAGATTGATTCATGATAGTCTTCTTTATTTAACTACATATCTGAAATCAACTATATCTTTTCCTTCTTATTATTGCACTATGCAAAACACCTTTCTAGTATTCTACATAGCGCATTTAAAGCAAATTATAATTAAATTATTATAGTTTACTTTATTTTAATATCTGAGAATCATTACAAAACACTAATTTTTTGTTGAATTAGCCTATTTCCTCCTTCTACTTTTTCGAGCTGATGTAGCGGCTAAAATCGTCGTAATAATCACTCCAACAGCAAGAATACCAGCCATTAATATAATACCGCCACCCTGGACAAGTTCTAAATCATCTTCCTGCAACTCGGCATTTTTATTTTTTAACAATTCTTTTTTTGCCTCAAATAAATCTTCTCTTGTAACATCTACGTTTTTTTCTGCAAATAATGCAATTATATTCTCATCTGTTTTTGCTTGTTCCAGACTATTTATAAAGTTTTGGTCTTCCAACAGTTCATCTGTCTTATTTTTTGCTTCTTCTTTTTGATTCATTTTATTTGCCTTTCTAATATTAATTGTTATTAATATCTGTATTCTTTAAATTTATATATAATTTGCATACAAATTTATTTATTCAACTATTTACTACTTCGCTTACTTGCCTTTCTTTGTGCTATTATTAATAAAATCAAAGCTACGACAACTACTGCAGTATATGTAACTACTAAACCAATGAATCCCCCTTGTACCTCCTCTAGATCCTCTTCCTTTAATTCAATGCTATTTTCCCTCTGTAATTCCTTTTTTACTGCAATTAAATCTTCAGTTGTAACATCTACACCTTTTTCAGCAAATGCTGTAATAATATCATTATCTGTTTTTGCCTGTTCTAGAAGATTTACAAAATTTTGATCTTCCAATAATACCTCTGCTCTTTTTTTTGCTTCTTCTGTTTGGTTCATAATCATTTCCTTTCTGCTTAGCGCATTTTAGTGCTTAATTTGTTAATTATACGCAATCTATATATTTCTTGTGTTAGTACACTCACTTATACACATTAAAAGGGGAAACGTAACAACTTTTGTTAATCTTTTTTCTTGTTTAGTGAAAATTTGCATCTTACTCCAGTTAATATTATATTATTCAATAATTGAGGTTAAATTATTTGCTTTGCTAAAAATATAACTATTATATTGTTATTTTTCATTTACTTGTAACTGATATAAACTTAACCATTATTAAAACCATTTTTTCATACATTCATTCAAATAGCTTTTTTATCTATTTTATGTATTCTATTCCATATAAAAACAAAAGATTTCTTCCTTACTCTCATATTAATAATTTAAATTGCATTTTTTCTATTATTAAATATATTTCGTTTGTATTTAAAAAGCTTATCCATTTGAACTATATTTCATGGAAACATTACTAGTGCCTGTATTCCAGCCTTTTACCTTCTCCACTTTTCCCCATTCAGAATATGTGCCAGCAAAATGAATAGTTCTTAATGCACTATTGTTAAGAAAAGCACCATATGAAATCTTTTTTAATGTTACTGGTAGAACAATGTTCTCAAGTGCTGTACATTCAGCAAATGCCTTTTCCCCTATAATTTCTATTGGTTCAAACAGTAACACCGTTTTTAGTGATATACACCCCTGAAAAGTCCAATCACCAATGCTACATAAACTGTTACTAAAAGATATCTCTTTCAAAGATGTACAGTTTTCAAAAGAGCTGTCCCCCAAATTCTCTACACTATCAGGGATGTTTAAGTTTGTTATAGCCGTACAATTCTCAAATGCGTTATGACCAATATCTAATAATCCATCATTCAAATCAACGTTTATTAATGATGTGCAACCGCTAAAGGCATAATTTCCTATATTCTTTACATCGTCACCCAAAGTCACGCTCATTATGGATGTGCATTTTTGAAACGCTTGTTCCGGCACATCCGAATTAATGCTTAAGCTAATTAATGAAGGACACTCATGAATAGTACCATAAGCAATCTTTTCGAGTCCTGCTCCAAAAGATATGCTTTTTAATGAATCACAACTACTAAATGCATAACTTTCAATTTCAATTACATTATCGGGTATTATTATATTTTCTAGGCTTGAGCAACTGCTAAATGCCCATTCTCCAATATTAGTTATACTATTCCCAATATAAATTCTTTCGATTTTGCTGCACCCCTGAAACGCATATGGTCCTACACTAGTCACATCATCCATAATCTTAATTGTTAATATCTTATCTTCATAATTCCTTATCGCGTCAGATTCGAAAAAATTATTAATTTCACCAGATCCAACTATTTCACATACATTGCTATCATACAGCGTCCAGCTCAAATCATTATCTAATGTACCAAAATCAATCATTGATCTGTCATATTGAACAGAGATATTGTCTTGAATTTCTCTTTCAATTACCGTAGTGCTTTCATTATCAAAAGTCTCGTCAATAATAGAATCCTTTAGTGGGTCGTAATTATTACATGATGATAATAGAATCATGCTAATAATGATAAAAATTAATACTTTTAGACTGCTTATTTTAAATTTTTTTATTGTTTTCATTTTTCTGTCCTTAATAATATATTATTTTAACAAATGAAGATCTTTTAATGTTTTATTGCAAATTCAATTTCTTTACTATTTAATGTTCAGTAACTGATCAAATCCTGTATCTCGAAATATTTTCATAACCTCTACATTCGGATTGATTATTTCAAAAAATCTCCTATTATCTTCCTCAATTTTATTTTGTGCATCTAATAATATTCTCAAAACATCACTTTCAATAAAAGTAACATTTTCAAAGTCAATTATTATTGATTGATTTCCATTTATTATTGGATCTAATTCATCCATAAATTGCTTAGTCATTTTGCCGTATAACCGTCCAGCAACTGTTAAGTTCCAATAATTATTATCATTTGATAATTCTTCGCGAATAGACATTATTGTTTGTTCATTTTCATTTTTATAAATAATCATATCCTTGTCCACATGTCTAAAGTACATATATTCCCCCTTTTTTTGTTAAGCAATTTGTCTTGAGGCAAGCTTGTAAAATAATCCTTTTTTTTCCATCAGCTCTTCATAATTACCTTTTTCAACAACACTGCCTTTTTCCATTACAAAAATTCTGTCGCACTGTTTTATCGTACTAAGCCTATGTGCGATTACGATTTTTGTACAACCTTTTTGCTCTTTTAGTGTGTCGCTTACTTGTGCTTGGGTAATATTATCTAACGCACTCGTTGCTTCATCAAAAAATATTATTTTTGGCTTATTAATTAGTGCACGTGCAATTAAAATACGTTGCTTTTGTCCACCTGAAATTGTTCCGCCATCTTCACTTAGTATTGTTTGAAGGCCCATTGGCATATCTTTTATATCTTCTTCTAGGGCAACAGCGCGAATAACTTCCCATATTTCTTCCTGAGTTGCTTTATTATTCGTAATTGTAATATTTTCTTGTATGCTTCCTGCAATCAATCCACCATCTTGAAGCACTACACCCATGCTTTTTCTCAATAATTGCTTATCAATAATAGAAAGATCCTGATCTCCGTATATTATTTTTCCGTTTTGCGGTTTTTCAAATCCTAAAAGTAATTTCAATAATGTAGACTTCCCACACCCTGACGCACCAACAATGCCAATATACTCTCCATCATTAATTGTCTCGTCAACATTATTTATAACATTCTCTGCACCTTCATCATAAGCAAAAAAGACATTTTCAATTTTTATTCTACCATCAAAATTCTCTGGTGGCGGAACAACACCTTTCTCTCTTTCAGGCATAGCTGAAATTATAGGTTTAAACCTCTCTAACAAGGGTTGCATTGCAACAATGCCAACAGCGCCTTGAATCAAAGACATTACATTAGCCGAAAATAATCCAAATGCAGATATGAAAGCCACAAAACTTCCTGTAGTAATATCTTGATTTTTCTTTATTATAATAAAATAAAAAATCATCAAACAAATTTTAATTGCATTGTCAGAAAGGCTTCTTGACATAATTGACCATTTGCTCT is a window from the Candidatus Delongbacteria bacterium genome containing:
- a CDS encoding leucine-rich repeat domain-containing protein — its product is MKTIKKFKISSLKVLIFIIISMILLSSCNNYDPLKDSIIDETFDNESTTVIEREIQDNISVQYDRSMIDFGTLDNDLSWTLYDSNVCEIVGSGEINNFFESDAIRNYEDKILTIKIMDDVTSVGPYAFQGCSKIERIYIGNSITNIGEWAFSSCSSLENIIIPDNVIEIESYAFSSCDSLKSISFGAGLEKIAYGTIHECPSLISLSINSDVPEQAFQKCTSIMSVTLGDDVKNIGNYAFSGCTSLINVDLNDGLLDIGHNAFENCTAITNLNIPDSVENLGDSSFENCTSLKEISFSNSLCSIGDWTFQGCISLKTVLLFEPIEIIGEKAFAECTALENIVLPVTLKKISYGAFLNNSALRTIHFAGTYSEWGKVEKVKGWNTGTSNVSMKYSSNG
- a CDS encoding STAS domain-containing protein → MYFRHVDKDMIIYKNENEQTIMSIREELSNDNNYWNLTVAGRLYGKMTKQFMDELDPIINGNQSIIIDFENVTFIESDVLRILLDAQNKIEEDNRRFFEIINPNVEVMKIFRDTGFDQLLNIK